CCAGAGCCATGAGAAGGCTAACTAGCAAGTGGATTAAAAAGTCCAAGAGATGGATACCAATTGTTTTGAGCTATTCCATCCCTCTGCTAGATGTTAGAAGTAATTTTGGGCTTGTAATATGCCAAAACTACATGGTTGctctaaattttagataaaaagaGATTCTTCACAAACTAGTTTCTAAAGTTAGCTAGCGGCCACGGCATCAGCCCTTGGACTCGCACCCAACAGTTGATGCAGCTTGGCCCCCGAGTTTGAGTTTCTCTCATACAGCTCCCTCTCTTCCCCACTGTTTCTATCAACAGAGGCAGAACTATTGACTCTTGACAGCAGGTTCTCTGTACTAATAACTGTGGCCCTCTGCTCGTTACTGCTGTTCAAGATAATCTCGTGTGCATGTCCTACATGTGAATTTTTTAGCTTCTCCTGTACATTCAACcacttcaaatattaaaaagaaaatcatgaaATTGGTGCAAACCATGTTAAACGAATTTCACAGGGTTGAAAGATTGACAGAAAGAATACAAGGACACACCAGTAATGCTGCATTTTCCAGCCTTAATTTCTCCGATTTCTCAGTCAATTGATTTATTTCAGATTTAAGTGCCATATTTTCGGAGGTCAAGGATTCAACTTTATGAGCAAGTTCTTCAGTCTCAGCCTAGAGAAGAGGATCACAAAGATAGTTATGGACCATCAATAAAAATGATGTGAAGAAGTTCAAACTTCAAACTAACAGCAGTTTCGTATCTCTACCTGCTTCCTCAATCTTGACCTTCTGGCAGATTCTCGATTTGACTGTTTCCTCCTCTCACGTTTCAGCTGCCGCTCATTCTAAACAAATTACCAGGTATCACAATTAAGAAAATGCTTGAAAGAATGAACGTAGAATTTCTAACAAAGAAAGGGCACTTCTTAGAGAAGATGTGAAACCAATATCTTGATGAGATACACAAGAGAGAACAGAATAAATAGTTTGAAAAGATTAGGCAGCACCTTTAGTATACAATACCTGAAACCAAGCTTCAGAAGGCAGAACTTGACAAGGTTGTGGAATGCTAGTTACACCTGTCTTAGCAGCATTTACAGGAGGCTTCCCAAGTGCGCTCATTCTGGGAGAAACTACAGGTCCCTCAGATTTTCCCAAAATTCCAGAAGAAACAACAGCAGCACCCAATACCTTATCAGACGTCGCATTCTTCTCCCCAGTGGGAACAGAACTGGCCTGCATTTCAGTTCTCACTTCTCCACCTGTTGATATATTGATCACGTACATATAATAGGTAAGTACCCATAACAGCGAATTTTGACAAGAATGTTCACGCATATAGTATGTATTAGAGTCAAGCAGCCATGAATATGTTTGTCAAGAAACTGACCATACAAGACAAACAACAAAGAAAATGCAATGAATATTTCCTGTCAATGGCAACTTAAAGGGGTTAAAATTTCCTCAGATTAATCTGGCACAAGTGCCAAACCTGGGCCCAAATATTTTATCCGCACAGACTACAAGGCCCATCAATTTTTTAGTCCCTACAGCACACCCTTTTTTCCAAATTCAATAGCATAATGTTAGAGTGTGAACATAAACCGTAAATAATTGAAGGAGATTACATAATTATAGGCTAATTAATACT
The sequence above is a segment of the Manihot esculenta cultivar AM560-2 chromosome 5, M.esculenta_v8, whole genome shotgun sequence genome. Coding sequences within it:
- the LOC110615534 gene encoding common plant regulatory factor 1 isoform X2, which gives rise to MGNNEEGKSSNPDKSSSPGPLDQTNVHVYPDWAAMQAYYGPRVALPPYYNSAVASGHAPHPYMWGPPQPMMPPYGAPYAAVYSHGGVYAHPTVPIGLHPHVPGVPSSPASATPVNVETPTKSAGNTDRGLIKKLKRFDGLAMSIGNGSSNGDSADGGSQRLSQSVETEGSSDGSDGNTAGGRKRCCEGPPNTGGEVRTEMQASSVPTGEKNATSDKVLGAAVVSSGILGKSEGPVVSPRMSALGKPPVNAAKTGVTSIPQPCQVLPSEAWFQNERQLKRERRKQSNRESARRSRLRKQAETEELAHKVESLTSENMALKSEINQLTEKSEKLRLENAALLEKLKNSHVGHAHEIILNSSNEQRATVISTENLLSRVNSSASVDRNSGEERELYERNSNSGAKLHQLLGASPRADAVAAS
- the LOC110615534 gene encoding common plant regulatory factor 1 isoform X3, with product MGNNEEGKSSNPDKSSSPGPLAYYGPRVALPPYYNSAVASGHAPHPYMWGPPQPMMPPYGAPYAAVYSHGGVYAHPTVPIGLHPHVPGVPSSPASATPVNVETPTKSAGNTDRGLIKKLKRFDGLAMSIGNGSSNGDSADGGSQRLSQSVETEGSSDGSDGNTAGGRKRCCEGPPNTGGEVRTEMQASSVPTGEKNATSDKVLGAAVVSSGILGKSEGPVVSPRMSALGKPPVNAAKTGVTSIPQPCQVLPSEAWFQNERQLKRERRKQSNRESARRSRLRKQAETEELAHKVESLTSENMALKSEINQLTEKSEKLRLENAALLWLNVQEKLKNSHVGHAHEIILNSSNEQRATVISTENLLSRVNSSASVDRNSGEERELYERNSNSGAKLHQLLGASPRADAVAAS
- the LOC110615534 gene encoding common plant regulatory factor 1 isoform X1 — encoded protein: MGNNEEGKSSNPDKSSSPGPLDQTNVHVYPDWAAMQAYYGPRVALPPYYNSAVASGHAPHPYMWGPPQPMMPPYGAPYAAVYSHGGVYAHPTVPIGLHPHVPGVPSSPASATPVNVETPTKSAGNTDRGLIKKLKRFDGLAMSIGNGSSNGDSADGGSQRLSQSVETEGSSDGSDGNTAGGRKRCCEGPPNTGGEVRTEMQASSVPTGEKNATSDKVLGAAVVSSGILGKSEGPVVSPRMSALGKPPVNAAKTGVTSIPQPCQVLPSEAWFQNERQLKRERRKQSNRESARRSRLRKQAETEELAHKVESLTSENMALKSEINQLTEKSEKLRLENAALLWLNVQEKLKNSHVGHAHEIILNSSNEQRATVISTENLLSRVNSSASVDRNSGEERELYERNSNSGAKLHQLLGASPRADAVAAS